A DNA window from Luteolibacter luteus contains the following coding sequences:
- a CDS encoding PIN/TRAM domain-containing protein, giving the protein MAPTSVNIARGIYLLVCASGGYAIAYILGSSNVDVSPVQGICAGLVAGGLFVWIELLIKGFSLRAFSTATFGLLVGIFCAWLITRLQIFDLLNITFRNRLGPADASLDSTAAQNAVDAAATLTLGLNVLLYATLGFLGAVVALRSSRDDFAFILPYVRFRQDSSTGQPVVLDAESVMDGRVAGVVRSGFLRGRLVIPKFVLDEIQVLASSPTQAKRERAERGLASLESMRSANDLQVTIEDAGVNGDETMHSRLLHVAQLLGARLMSTDENLCKVAKLRSIDVLNLDELLDALRPAVGVGEKVRLALVRGGKDEHQGVGYMPDGTMIVVNHAAKKIGTTQDVVVISTLQTSSGTMVFAELVGA; this is encoded by the coding sequence ATGGCACCCACTTCCGTCAATATTGCGCGCGGCATCTATCTTTTAGTCTGCGCCAGCGGTGGATATGCCATCGCCTACATCCTGGGTTCGAGCAATGTCGACGTCTCTCCGGTGCAGGGCATCTGCGCGGGTCTTGTGGCAGGTGGCTTGTTCGTCTGGATCGAGCTCCTGATCAAAGGCTTCAGCCTGCGGGCATTCTCGACCGCGACCTTCGGTCTACTGGTGGGGATCTTCTGCGCGTGGCTGATCACGCGGCTCCAGATTTTCGACCTGCTGAATATTACTTTCCGGAACCGGCTGGGCCCGGCTGATGCGAGTTTGGATAGCACGGCGGCCCAGAACGCGGTGGATGCTGCCGCCACGCTGACGCTTGGTCTGAACGTGCTGCTCTATGCGACGCTTGGGTTCTTGGGCGCCGTGGTGGCACTTCGCAGCAGCCGAGACGACTTCGCTTTCATTCTTCCCTACGTCCGCTTCCGGCAGGACAGCAGCACCGGCCAGCCGGTGGTGCTCGATGCGGAATCGGTCATGGATGGCCGTGTGGCGGGTGTGGTTCGCTCGGGTTTCCTGCGTGGCCGATTGGTGATCCCGAAGTTCGTGTTGGATGAAATCCAGGTGCTCGCCAGTTCTCCGACCCAAGCAAAGCGTGAGCGCGCCGAGCGCGGGCTGGCTTCCCTTGAGTCGATGCGCTCCGCGAACGACTTGCAGGTCACCATCGAAGATGCCGGCGTAAATGGTGATGAAACCATGCACAGCCGCTTGCTTCATGTCGCCCAGCTTCTCGGGGCGCGGCTGATGAGTACGGATGAGAATCTCTGCAAGGTGGCGAAGCTCCGTAGCATTGATGTTCTCAATCTGGACGAGCTGCTCGACGCGTTGCGTCCGGCCGTCGGCGTGGGGGAGAAGGTCCGCCTCGCCTTGGTTCGTGGTGGCAAGGACGAGCACCAGGGAGTGGGCTACATGCCGGATGGTACGATGATCGTCGTGAATCATGCCGCGAAGAAGATCGGGACCACGCAGGATGTGGTGGTCATCAGCACCCTGCAGACAAGCTCGGGGACGATGGTCTTTGCGGAGCTGGTCGGGGCGTGA
- a CDS encoding alpha/beta hydrolase → MDLPEFRNRLGEKLDSFFHPGNRDGVLVILGHGVTGNKDRPLLIALAEGLAARGWPCVRLSWSGNGLSEGDFRDSNISKESRDLRDVLDALPPKLKIAYIGHSMGGAVGVTTTAGDDRIRVLVTLAGMIRTEEFCEREFGEVIPGKGFMWDEPSCPLSQKYVDDLGAIGDLFDEVGQISVPWLLIHGTADDVVLIEDSRDAYDTAEEPKRLVEIEGAEHSFDEKTYPKVIQETADWLDEYLV, encoded by the coding sequence ATGGACCTTCCTGAATTCCGCAATCGCCTCGGCGAGAAACTCGACTCCTTCTTTCACCCCGGAAACCGCGACGGGGTTCTAGTGATCCTTGGGCACGGGGTTACCGGCAACAAGGATCGTCCGCTGCTGATTGCCTTGGCAGAAGGCCTCGCCGCCCGCGGTTGGCCCTGCGTCCGGCTTTCTTGGTCGGGCAACGGCTTGTCCGAGGGAGATTTCCGCGATTCGAACATCAGCAAGGAAAGCCGCGATCTCCGCGACGTTCTCGATGCCCTGCCTCCCAAGCTGAAGATCGCCTATATCGGTCACAGCATGGGTGGCGCGGTGGGTGTGACCACGACGGCGGGCGATGACCGGATCCGTGTGCTGGTCACCTTGGCGGGCATGATCCGCACAGAGGAGTTTTGTGAGCGCGAATTCGGAGAAGTGATCCCTGGCAAGGGCTTCATGTGGGATGAGCCAAGTTGCCCGCTTTCGCAGAAATACGTCGATGACCTTGGTGCCATCGGCGATCTCTTTGACGAGGTCGGCCAGATTTCGGTCCCTTGGCTGCTCATTCATGGCACGGCGGACGACGTGGTCCTCATCGAGGACAGCCGTGACGCCTATGACACTGCGGAGGAGCCGAAGCGCCTCGTCGAGATCGAAGGTGCGGAACACTCCTTCGACGAGAAGACCTATCCGAAGGTCATTCAGGAAACCGCGGACTGGCTGGACGAGTATCTTGTTTAA
- the leuD gene encoding 3-isopropylmalate dehydratase small subunit, whose translation MALEKITSVSGRAVFVPGADIDTDRIIPARFMKCVTFDGLGEFAFYDVRFDPNTGEKTNHPLNDSRFDGATILLAGVNFGCGSSREHAPQSLSKYGFKAVVAESFAEIFFGNSTGLAMPCVCLTAAEIDQLRQAVEADPSVEITLDMANKRVRSSTGLDFGFNMPESARDALVAGRWDPIQELLDREPQIADLAKALHYV comes from the coding sequence ATGGCCCTCGAAAAAATCACTTCCGTTTCCGGCCGCGCCGTCTTCGTTCCCGGTGCCGACATCGATACCGACCGCATCATCCCCGCGCGCTTCATGAAGTGCGTGACCTTTGATGGCCTCGGCGAATTTGCCTTCTACGACGTCCGCTTCGACCCGAATACCGGGGAGAAAACCAACCATCCGCTCAATGACAGCCGCTTTGACGGCGCGACGATCCTGCTCGCCGGGGTGAACTTCGGCTGCGGCTCCTCCCGTGAGCACGCGCCTCAGTCCCTGAGCAAGTATGGCTTCAAGGCAGTGGTCGCAGAGTCCTTCGCGGAGATCTTCTTCGGCAATTCGACCGGCCTTGCCATGCCCTGCGTGTGCCTGACCGCGGCCGAGATCGACCAACTCCGCCAAGCGGTGGAAGCCGATCCTTCGGTAGAGATCACGTTGGATATGGCGAACAAGCGCGTGCGCTCGTCCACCGGCCTCGATTTCGGCTTCAATATGCCGGAATCCGCCCGCGATGCCCTCGTTGCCGGTCGCTGGGATCCAATCCAAGAGTTGCTTGATCGCGAGCCTCAGATCGCTGATCTGGCGAAGGCTCTCCACTACGTGTAA
- the hisF gene encoding imidazole glycerol phosphate synthase subunit HisF gives MLAKRIIPCLDVTDGRVVKGVNFVDLIDAGDPVEAAMAYNAQQADELVFLDITASSDNRATMVDVVRRTAAHCFIPLTVGGGIRSVENMREMLLAGADKVGINTSAVKDPGLVDAGAKAFGSQCIVVAIDAKREAPGKWGVYTHGGRTAVGLDAVEWAKEVWRRGAGEILLTSMDADGTQAGYDCDLTAAISESVGIPVIASGGAGNLDHMVEVLEKGKADAVLAASIFHFGKHTVGEAKRYFAEKGIPVRPEVA, from the coding sequence GTGCTCGCGAAACGCATCATTCCCTGCCTCGATGTCACCGATGGCCGTGTCGTCAAAGGCGTGAACTTTGTCGATCTGATCGACGCCGGTGATCCGGTGGAGGCGGCCATGGCCTACAATGCCCAGCAGGCGGACGAGCTCGTTTTTCTCGATATCACCGCGTCTTCCGACAATCGCGCGACCATGGTGGACGTGGTGCGCCGCACCGCGGCGCATTGCTTCATCCCGCTGACCGTGGGCGGTGGCATCCGCTCCGTGGAAAACATGCGGGAGATGCTGCTGGCGGGGGCGGACAAGGTCGGTATCAACACGTCCGCGGTGAAGGACCCGGGCCTTGTTGATGCGGGAGCCAAGGCCTTCGGCAGCCAATGCATCGTGGTCGCGATCGACGCGAAGCGCGAAGCCCCGGGCAAGTGGGGTGTCTACACCCATGGCGGCCGCACTGCGGTGGGTCTCGATGCGGTGGAGTGGGCGAAGGAAGTCTGGCGCCGCGGGGCGGGGGAGATCCTGCTGACCAGCATGGACGCCGATGGCACGCAGGCTGGCTACGATTGTGATCTGACTGCCGCGATTTCCGAGAGCGTGGGGATTCCGGTGATCGCCAGCGGCGGCGCGGGGAACTTGGACCACATGGTGGAAGTGCTTGAAAAGGGGAAGGCGGATGCTGTTTTGGCAGCCAGTATCTTCCACTTTGGAAAGCACACCGTAGGGGAGGCGAAGCGCTATTTTGCGGAAAAAGGCATTCCTGTCCGCCCAGAAGTGGCGTGA
- a CDS encoding NAD(P)H-hydrate dehydratase: MSFVTGAAMRSLEEAAFARGVSAEALMDLAGEGIAERLIEQFSRPGSAIGYVGKGNNGGDALVALRHLREAGWRIAIRAAFPEEEWGELPRRKLRDLAIAPEIDVPRHKGSGPFLLLDGLLGIGAKGALRGPVAAMAEEMATLRQNHGAVVAAMDLPSGLDADTGSGEAVIADLTLPVGVAKMGIASPNGVLRCGRVVLVPLKDLPLPDDSFLKFFCPEAFPGLLEPRAHGFHKGDAGRAGILAGSPGMTGAAVICTSAALHAGAGLVTLHVEGDFPPHLLSAMPPEVMVRPSPDPVKEAFEARHDALVIGPGTGHASQHYHASLLEFLASDERPIILDADALNQIAKAGRLDLLKSNHVITPHPGEFARLAPELAGESAVTACGAFVQKHGCTLLLKGARTLVAKSGQAIRFNPTGHAGMASGGQGDALSGVIGTLLAQGAESTDAASLGAWLCGRAGERSLANGPIATASDTIRHLGGAIDDWRQRRR; encoded by the coding sequence ATGTCCTTTGTCACCGGTGCGGCCATGCGGTCGCTGGAAGAAGCCGCGTTCGCGCGGGGTGTATCGGCGGAAGCGCTGATGGATCTCGCCGGTGAAGGCATCGCAGAACGCCTGATCGAACAATTTTCCCGGCCGGGAAGCGCCATCGGCTACGTCGGCAAGGGCAACAACGGGGGCGACGCTTTAGTCGCCCTTCGTCATTTGCGGGAGGCGGGCTGGCGGATTGCGATCCGTGCGGCGTTTCCCGAGGAGGAGTGGGGCGAACTGCCCCGCCGGAAGCTCCGGGACTTGGCGATCGCTCCGGAGATTGATGTACCCCGCCACAAGGGCAGCGGGCCCTTCCTCCTTCTCGACGGCTTGCTCGGCATCGGAGCAAAGGGCGCGCTGCGAGGGCCGGTCGCAGCGATGGCGGAGGAAATGGCGACCCTCCGGCAGAACCACGGCGCTGTCGTGGCCGCCATGGACCTACCCTCGGGACTCGATGCGGACACGGGCTCGGGTGAGGCCGTGATTGCAGACCTGACACTCCCGGTAGGGGTTGCCAAAATGGGAATAGCCAGTCCAAACGGGGTACTGCGCTGCGGACGGGTTGTCCTTGTCCCTCTGAAGGACCTCCCCCTTCCCGATGATTCCTTTCTCAAGTTCTTTTGTCCGGAGGCGTTCCCAGGACTGCTGGAACCGCGCGCGCACGGTTTTCACAAGGGAGATGCGGGGCGCGCGGGAATTTTGGCGGGATCCCCGGGAATGACAGGCGCGGCCGTGATCTGCACAAGCGCCGCGCTGCATGCCGGCGCCGGATTGGTGACCCTGCATGTGGAGGGAGATTTCCCGCCGCATCTGCTCAGTGCCATGCCTCCTGAGGTGATGGTGCGGCCCTCGCCGGACCCGGTGAAGGAGGCCTTCGAAGCAAGGCACGATGCCTTGGTCATCGGCCCGGGCACGGGCCATGCCAGCCAGCATTACCATGCGTCTCTTCTGGAGTTTCTCGCGAGCGACGAACGCCCCATCATCCTTGACGCAGATGCGCTGAACCAGATCGCAAAGGCTGGAAGACTCGATCTGCTAAAATCGAATCACGTGATCACGCCTCATCCGGGAGAGTTCGCTCGCTTGGCACCGGAGCTGGCTGGGGAATCGGCGGTGACCGCGTGCGGAGCCTTTGTTCAAAAGCACGGCTGCACCTTGCTCCTGAAAGGCGCACGCACGCTGGTGGCCAAGTCCGGACAGGCAATCCGCTTCAATCCCACCGGTCATGCCGGGATGGCGTCCGGCGGCCAGGGAGACGCTCTTTCTGGGGTCATCGGCACCCTGCTGGCCCAAGGCGCGGAGAGCACGGATGCAGCCTCACTGGGAGCCTGGTTGTGCGGGAGGGCGGGAGAACGAAGCTTGGCCAATGGCCCGATCGCAACAGCCAGCGACACCATCCGCCATCTTGGCGGGGCGATCGATGATTGGCGGCAGCGGAGGCGATAG
- a CDS encoding N-acetylmuramoyl-L-alanine amidase family protein translates to MRGLRQLIFSLLVLALASATAHARAFRTVVIDPGHGGHDKGGQWGMVYEKHLALDTATRLEGELKKRGFRTVMTRRSDYFISLPERVRIASRYSDAIFVSVHYNYTWKQSVSGLETYYHSGQSQPLASYVHSGIMSKVRAINRGAKFARFYVIRNTRCPSILVECGFVSNANERNRMKSANFRQSLAEGIADGVVRFRKSG, encoded by the coding sequence ATGAGAGGTCTTCGTCAGCTTATTTTCTCCCTCCTTGTTCTGGCACTCGCCTCCGCCACGGCCCACGCACGTGCTTTCCGCACCGTGGTGATCGATCCCGGCCACGGCGGGCACGACAAGGGCGGCCAATGGGGCATGGTGTATGAAAAGCACCTGGCTCTCGATACCGCGACGCGGCTCGAAGGTGAGCTGAAGAAGCGCGGCTTCCGCACGGTGATGACCCGCCGGAGCGACTATTTCATTTCCCTGCCGGAGCGCGTGCGCATCGCCAGCCGCTACTCGGACGCAATCTTCGTCAGCGTTCACTACAACTACACCTGGAAGCAGTCCGTGTCCGGTCTGGAGACCTATTATCACTCCGGCCAGAGCCAGCCGCTCGCCTCCTACGTTCACTCCGGCATCATGTCGAAGGTCCGGGCCATCAACCGCGGGGCGAAATTCGCCCGCTTCTACGTGATCCGGAATACCCGCTGCCCTTCGATTCTGGTGGAATGCGGCTTTGTCAGCAACGCGAACGAACGCAACCGCATGAAGTCGGCCAATTTCCGCCAATCGCTGGCAGAAGGCATTGCCGACGGCGTCGTGCGCTTCCGCAAGTCGGGTTGA
- a CDS encoding PQQ-dependent sugar dehydrogenase — protein sequence MTARALFLISLISATDAAPEVHPDAVAMHVGQKALIRVLGNDAGPIDPASLEIVDAPQSGTAVPDGQGRILYTHEPGSQTDSFSYRVSGAEGWSAAASVSVEISNSLRVSPSGFAMPAEPPPNHYQFVEAFGGLQFNRSTAIASIPGDAKRLFICEAQGRITLIHDVSASTPVTSQFMDLPAILAARSGESIEIGAWQEHGLLGLAFHPRHLENGYFFVFYTVKKAGLYSQRVSRFSVRADNPNAVDPASERILIEQPDRELNHNGGDMHFGPDGYLYFSAGDEGPQYDLRENSQKIDLNFFSGIFRIDVDCLEENALPNPHPSIPTDEGVPRYRIPADNPFLGVSAFNGLPVDPAKVRAEFWATGLRSPWRFSFDPENGDLWCGDVGQDQYEEVNLVTRGGNYGWVYRDGAHEGFRPIPEGFQGTLIDPIHEYVHATFPGDPAFKGNSVIGGLVYRGSRYGGLQGAYLFGDWDSGNIWTLRKNGGLPVVERITGLPRIAGFALDPSNGDVLAHLNNYGNSPIYRLSSETPVEDDYPQTLGETGLFADLATLSPNPGLLPYEPKLSFWSDHALKRRWFAMPDLTSKIGWAEEDAWSFPEGALWVKHFDIETERGNPATKRRLETRVLVKNATGVYGVSYRWNEAQTDAVLSPQQGEEIPLNIVVDGQASPQTWRIPSRADCLTCHNEAAGGVLSFETRQLNRQQEINGFTGNMLRLLDQGGFFETSPGSPLILPRHVGPEEEGYTLEAKLRSYLAVNCSYCHRPGGGAPPSWDARAGLTLAETRLVDGLAVRDGGDPSKRLVVKGDASRSILLHRLAGTGGFSPMPPLGSSQINETALEMASEWISSALSARASYEDWRLLQFGSSPSGQTELDPDGDGVPNSDEFLWGSSPHDAASRPRLVLSRSENQTNLSFDLPADRVFRILSSDDLAAWQPWEIPGNDQAGRSAGRMTLGAPGGGNRQFFRVEIREP from the coding sequence ATGACGGCCCGCGCCCTATTCCTCATCTCCCTGATATCAGCCACCGACGCAGCTCCGGAAGTGCATCCAGACGCAGTGGCCATGCATGTCGGCCAAAAGGCGCTGATCCGGGTCTTGGGAAACGACGCCGGCCCGATCGATCCGGCTTCGCTGGAAATCGTGGACGCACCTCAATCAGGAACCGCAGTGCCGGATGGCCAAGGCCGGATTCTCTATACCCACGAACCCGGCAGCCAGACAGACAGCTTCAGTTATCGGGTAAGCGGGGCGGAAGGCTGGTCGGCGGCAGCTTCCGTCAGCGTCGAAATCTCCAATAGCTTGCGCGTCTCCCCCTCCGGCTTCGCCATGCCTGCGGAGCCACCTCCCAACCATTATCAGTTCGTCGAGGCTTTCGGAGGGCTTCAGTTCAACCGCTCCACCGCCATTGCCAGCATTCCCGGTGACGCCAAGCGGCTCTTCATCTGCGAGGCCCAAGGCCGGATCACCCTGATCCACGACGTAAGCGCATCCACGCCGGTCACAAGCCAGTTCATGGACCTGCCGGCGATTCTCGCCGCGCGAAGCGGTGAGTCGATCGAGATCGGCGCTTGGCAAGAGCATGGCCTGCTCGGCTTGGCATTCCATCCCCGGCATCTGGAAAACGGATACTTCTTCGTCTTCTACACGGTCAAAAAAGCGGGTCTCTATTCCCAGCGAGTCTCCCGTTTCAGCGTCCGGGCTGATAATCCGAATGCCGTGGATCCGGCTTCGGAACGGATCTTGATCGAACAACCCGACCGCGAGCTAAACCACAATGGGGGCGACATGCACTTCGGGCCGGATGGCTACCTTTATTTCTCCGCCGGAGACGAGGGCCCGCAATACGACCTGCGGGAAAACAGCCAGAAGATCGACCTGAATTTTTTCTCCGGCATCTTCCGGATCGACGTGGATTGCCTGGAGGAAAATGCCCTGCCGAATCCCCATCCATCCATCCCGACCGACGAGGGGGTTCCCCGCTATCGCATCCCCGCGGACAATCCCTTCCTCGGCGTATCGGCCTTCAATGGCCTGCCGGTGGATCCGGCGAAGGTTCGTGCGGAGTTCTGGGCGACAGGCCTTCGCAGTCCATGGCGGTTCTCCTTCGATCCGGAAAACGGGGATCTCTGGTGCGGCGATGTCGGGCAGGATCAGTATGAGGAGGTGAATCTGGTCACCCGTGGCGGGAACTATGGCTGGGTCTATCGCGACGGCGCACACGAGGGCTTCCGCCCCATCCCCGAAGGGTTTCAAGGCACCTTGATCGATCCCATCCATGAATACGTGCACGCTACCTTTCCCGGCGATCCGGCTTTCAAAGGAAACTCGGTGATCGGCGGACTGGTTTATCGTGGAAGCCGCTACGGCGGATTGCAGGGCGCCTATCTCTTCGGTGACTGGGATTCGGGCAACATCTGGACCCTCCGGAAAAACGGCGGCCTGCCAGTCGTTGAGCGCATCACCGGCCTGCCCCGGATCGCCGGGTTCGCACTCGATCCCTCAAACGGCGATGTTCTTGCCCACCTTAACAACTATGGGAACTCGCCGATCTATCGGCTGAGCAGCGAAACCCCGGTCGAGGACGACTATCCGCAGACGCTCGGTGAAACCGGCCTCTTCGCAGACTTGGCCACCCTCTCGCCGAACCCTGGACTGCTTCCCTACGAACCGAAACTCTCCTTCTGGAGCGACCACGCTCTGAAGCGTCGGTGGTTCGCGATGCCTGATCTCACCTCAAAGATCGGCTGGGCGGAGGAAGATGCGTGGAGCTTTCCCGAGGGAGCACTCTGGGTGAAACACTTCGACATCGAGACGGAGCGCGGCAATCCCGCGACCAAGCGTCGGCTCGAGACCCGGGTGCTGGTGAAGAATGCCACCGGAGTTTACGGGGTGAGCTACCGCTGGAACGAAGCTCAGACGGATGCCGTCCTGTCTCCCCAGCAGGGTGAGGAGATTCCCCTGAACATCGTGGTGGACGGTCAGGCGTCCCCTCAAACATGGCGGATCCCCTCACGCGCCGATTGCCTGACCTGCCACAATGAAGCGGCAGGAGGAGTGCTTTCCTTTGAGACCCGGCAGTTGAACCGGCAGCAGGAGATCAATGGCTTCACCGGAAACATGCTGCGACTCTTGGATCAAGGAGGCTTCTTTGAAACCTCCCCGGGCTCGCCGCTCATTCTTCCGCGGCATGTAGGACCTGAGGAAGAGGGCTACACCCTGGAAGCCAAGCTGCGTTCCTATCTGGCCGTGAACTGCAGCTACTGCCACCGCCCGGGTGGTGGCGCTCCGCCGAGTTGGGATGCACGGGCCGGGCTCACGCTCGCCGAAACCCGCTTGGTGGATGGCCTTGCTGTTCGCGATGGCGGGGATCCCTCCAAGCGGCTGGTGGTAAAAGGCGATGCCAGCCGTTCGATTCTTTTGCATCGCCTCGCAGGTACCGGCGGCTTCTCGCCCATGCCTCCCTTGGGAAGCAGCCAGATCAACGAGACCGCTTTGGAAATGGCCAGCGAATGGATCAGCTCCGCACTTTCCGCACGGGCGAGCTACGAGGACTGGCGATTGCTGCAATTCGGATCTTCCCCGAGCGGGCAAACCGAACTCGATCCAGACGGTGACGGAGTCCCGAACTCCGATGAGTTCCTTTGGGGAAGCTCACCTCACGACGCCGCCTCCAGACCCCGGCTTGTCCTGAGTCGCTCTGAAAATCAGACGAACCTTTCCTTCGATCTCCCCGCAGACCGGGTCTTCCGAATCCTGAGTTCGGATGATCTCGCGGCTTGGCAGCCCTGGGAAATCCCGGGGAATGACCAAGCCGGAAGATCCGCAGGCAGGATGACTCTGGGTGCCCCCGGAGGGGGGAACAGGCAGTTTTTCCGCGTCGAGATCCGCGAACCCTAA
- the argB gene encoding acetylglutamate kinase, translated as MSLQHPIEKAEALIEALPYLQAFRGKTFLIKMGGSAMEDPDLVAKVMRDVVFLEVAGINPIVVHGGGKAISAAMKEAGLDAEFVGGFRVTSDEAISIVEKVLSNEINPGLVRMIRDLGGKAVGIAGTDVFLGEKMHATDAQGQRVDLGRVGEVVGCQLGQMDAAHRAGIVPVISPLAAELATGRPLNINADLAAAALAKELRVAKLVYLSDVPGLMKDPSNPDTLIKSVNRAQADELLSDGTISGGMIPKIKSAIDALNAGVRKVHFIDGRLPHALLLEIFTHGGIGTEVTR; from the coding sequence ATGAGCCTCCAGCACCCGATTGAGAAAGCCGAAGCTTTGATCGAAGCCCTGCCTTACCTGCAGGCCTTCCGCGGAAAGACCTTCCTGATCAAGATGGGCGGCTCCGCGATGGAAGATCCGGATCTCGTTGCCAAGGTCATGCGCGACGTCGTTTTCCTCGAAGTTGCGGGCATCAATCCCATCGTGGTCCACGGCGGCGGCAAGGCCATCTCCGCCGCGATGAAGGAAGCGGGGCTCGATGCCGAATTCGTCGGCGGCTTCCGGGTGACTTCGGACGAGGCGATTTCGATCGTAGAAAAAGTGCTCTCCAACGAGATCAATCCCGGCCTTGTTCGCATGATCCGCGATCTCGGTGGCAAGGCGGTCGGCATTGCCGGCACGGATGTTTTCCTCGGTGAAAAAATGCACGCGACTGATGCCCAGGGCCAGCGTGTGGATCTCGGTCGCGTCGGCGAAGTCGTCGGGTGTCAGCTCGGCCAGATGGATGCCGCACACCGCGCCGGGATCGTTCCGGTGATCTCTCCGCTCGCCGCTGAACTCGCGACGGGCCGTCCTCTCAACATCAACGCCGATCTCGCCGCCGCCGCATTGGCGAAGGAACTGCGCGTGGCGAAGCTCGTCTATCTCTCGGATGTGCCCGGCCTGATGAAAGATCCATCCAATCCGGATACGCTCATCAAGTCCGTCAATCGGGCGCAAGCCGACGAGCTCCTTTCCGACGGCACGATCTCCGGAGGCATGATCCCGAAGATCAAGAGTGCCATCGATGCCCTGAATGCGGGCGTCCGCAAGGTTCACTTCATCGACGGCCGCCTTCCGCACGCCCTGCTGCTGGAGATCTTCACGCACGGTGGTATCGGCACCGAAGTGACCCGCTGA
- a CDS encoding RNA recognition motif domain-containing protein has translation MALRLQKMDIYVGNLPFSATEQEVAELFAAFGAVEKVKIVTDRETGRPRGFCFVTLADTSRVKEAADAVNGQELGGRPLRVNPAEPRESKPGGFGGGGGGGRGGYGGGGGDRRGGGGGGKGGYGGGGGGGDRRGGGGGKGGYGGGGKGGYGGGGKGGYGGGGGGYGGGDWD, from the coding sequence ATGGCGTTGCGACTACAGAAAATGGACATCTACGTGGGCAACCTGCCCTTCAGCGCCACCGAACAAGAAGTGGCTGAGCTCTTTGCCGCCTTCGGTGCGGTGGAGAAAGTAAAAATCGTCACGGATCGTGAAACCGGTCGTCCGCGCGGGTTCTGCTTTGTGACTTTGGCCGATACCTCCCGTGTCAAGGAAGCCGCTGATGCTGTGAATGGTCAGGAGTTGGGCGGTCGCCCGCTCCGTGTCAATCCGGCTGAACCCCGCGAGAGCAAACCAGGCGGCTTCGGTGGCGGTGGCGGCGGTGGTCGCGGCGGCTACGGTGGCGGCGGTGGAGATCGTCGCGGCGGCGGTGGCGGCGGCAAGGGCGGCTACGGTGGTGGCGGCGGCGGTGGAGATCGTCGCGGCGGCGGTGGTGGCAAGGGCGGCTACGGTGGCGGCGGCAAAGGCGGCTACGGTGGCGGCGGCAAGGGCGGCTACGGTGGTGGCGGCGGCGGTTACGGCGGTGGCGACTGGGATTGA